Proteins from a single region of Pseudarthrobacter sp. NIBRBAC000502772:
- a CDS encoding carboxylesterase, with amino-acid sequence MTESSIAPRPAAFSYPGHGPNATTGIAICHGFTGSPLSILPWAENLAAQGFAVSVPLLPGHGTDWRQLARSDWRDWYGTFESAYLQLSARTEKCFVAGLSMGGAIALLTAARHPVAGVSLVNPGLSFYDRRVRVIGVLKYFQRTTQPIQEEQPTADVTNDGDYSRTPLAAVHELKKLFGTATRGLHQVTAPVQVFKSQSDVVVPATSLLMLRQRLGPRLVEVVDLHNSGHVATLDVDAPEIFARSSAFFLAHAPSTAPSARTAATPHTTETS; translated from the coding sequence ATGACAGAAAGCAGCATCGCGCCCCGGCCTGCCGCTTTCAGCTACCCCGGCCACGGACCCAATGCCACTACCGGGATTGCCATCTGCCATGGCTTCACCGGCAGCCCGCTCAGCATCCTGCCCTGGGCAGAGAACCTCGCCGCCCAAGGATTCGCCGTGTCGGTGCCGCTCCTGCCCGGCCATGGTACGGATTGGCGGCAGCTCGCCCGCTCGGACTGGCGTGACTGGTACGGGACTTTCGAATCGGCGTACCTGCAGCTGAGCGCCCGGACAGAGAAGTGTTTTGTGGCCGGCCTCTCGATGGGCGGCGCCATTGCGCTCCTGACTGCCGCCAGGCATCCCGTGGCTGGCGTCTCCTTGGTGAATCCCGGCCTCAGCTTCTACGACCGCCGCGTGCGGGTCATCGGAGTTCTCAAGTACTTCCAGCGCACCACGCAGCCCATTCAGGAGGAACAGCCGACGGCGGACGTCACCAATGACGGCGACTACTCACGGACTCCGTTGGCAGCCGTGCACGAGCTCAAGAAGCTTTTCGGCACAGCCACCCGCGGGCTGCACCAGGTCACCGCCCCGGTGCAGGTATTCAAGTCCCAGTCGGACGTCGTGGTGCCGGCCACCTCACTCCTGATGTTACGGCAGCGTTTGGGCCCACGGCTGGTTGAGGTAGTGGACCTGCACAACAGCGGTCACGTGGCCACCCTGGATGTTGATGCGCCCGAGATTTTTGCCCGTTCCAGCGCCTTCTTCCTTGCCCATGCACCCAGCACTGCACCGTCAGCCCGAACCGCGGCCACACCTCACACCACGGAGACTTCATGA